One Solanum pennellii chromosome 10, SPENNV200 genomic region harbors:
- the LOC107001720 gene encoding cytochrome b561 and DOMON domain-containing protein At3g61750 → MAMISRLLMLSLFIMLISLARRKGMVKGVDEDAKALCSVNLAQFLPPPYGGLENMICQPVWNSYLLRYSQTKDNVVTIVLSTVYTTGWVGMGFSRDGKMINSSCMVGWVNPEGQGKIRQYYVEGLTPSKIKPEKGELPLTSVPPLVYLQGATIYLAFQLKYPNRLKNQPILLAFATKYPHHHHLTVHDDKTTILFDFSSGNSFDVSAGSNDYTSSRKTHGVLGILGWGLFCPFGAIFARYLKNQKSWYYFHVSAQFIGFILGFAGVVLGLQLHNKLQVHIPAHEGIGILVLVLSILQVLAFFLRPDRDSKYRKCWNLYHGWVGRIALFFAAINIVLGMHYAGAGEGWKIGYGFLLGTIMLVCIVLETLLRLKKLDDPTHLPTYPMNSI, encoded by the exons ATGGCTATGATTTCAAGATTATTGATGTTGTCATTGTTTATCATGTTAATCTCTTTGGCGCGGCGTAAAGGGATGGTTAAGGGCGTTGACGAAGATGCAAAAGCGCTTTGTAGTGTAAATCTTGCTCAATTTCTTCCTCCTCCTTATGGTGGTCTCGAAAATATGATCTGCCAACCTGTTTGGAATTCTTACCTCCTACGC TACTCACAGACGAAAGACAATGTTGTAACGATTGTGTTATCAACTGTATACACAACTGGATGGGTAGGTATGGGATTCTCGCGAGATGGAAAGATGATTAATTCGAGTTGTATGGTTGGTTGGGTGAATCCTGAAGGACAGGGGAAAATCAGGCAATATTATGTTGAGGGCTTAACACCCTCGAAAATTAAACCTGAGAAAGGCGAGTTGCCACTGACAAGCGTTCCACCTCTCGTCTATCTACAAGGTGCTACAATATACTTAGCCTTCCAGCTGAAGTATCCGAATCGTCTCAAAAACCAACCAATCTTGCTAGCATTTGCTACTAAATATCCTCATCACCACCACCTTACTGTACATGATGATAAAACAACTATACTCTTCGACTTCTCTTCAG gTAATTCATTTGATGTTTCAGCTGGATCTAATGATTATACTAGCTCAAGGAAGACTCATGGGGTATTGGGAATACTGGGATGGGGACTGTTCTGCCCCTTTGGAGCGATTTTCGCGAGATATTTAAAGAACCAAAAATCATGGTATTACTTCCACGTGTCCGCTCAATTCATAGGATTCATATTAGGATTCGCGGGAGTGGTTCTTGGACTTCAACTTCACAACAAGCTGCAGGTTCATATTCCAGCACATGAAGGCATTGGGATTCTTGTTCTTGTGCTTAGCATTCTTCAG GTGTTAGCATTCTTTCTACGACCAGATAGAGACAGCAAATACCGCAAGTGTTGGAATTTGTATCATGGTTGGGTGGGGAGGATTGCCCTCTTCTTTGCAGCTATAAACATAGTACTGGGAATGCATTATGCAGGCGCGGGGGAAGGCTGGAAAATAGGTTATGGATTTCTTCTTGGTACGATAATGCTGGTGTGTATCGTTCTTGAGACGTTGTTGAGGCTGAAGAAGCTGGATGACCCAACTCATCTTCCAACCTATCCCATGAATTCAATTtag
- the LOC107001923 gene encoding LOW QUALITY PROTEIN: anthocyanin 5-aromatic acyltransferase (The sequence of the model RefSeq protein was modified relative to this genomic sequence to represent the inferred CDS: inserted 3 bases in 2 codons; deleted 2 bases in 2 codons; substituted 1 base at 1 genomic stop codon), which produces PSHRWGRIYYSRVHKLKSFVSSRRPNLTHVTSYTVTCGYVWACLIKSEDTDIIVEDNVMEYFSCTVDYRARFDPPXYFGNCVVWYIVRTRHVDLVGNEGFIIAAESIGETIHKRNKDKEYVSSGEWLEDXADGGFXSLSVAGSPKFDLYATDFGWGRPEKWEFVSVQSCTLMSLIKSEDSNGDLEIGLSLPKTRMNAFAAIFTHGLM; this is translated from the exons CCATCACATCGTTGGGGACGGATCTACTATAGTAGGGTTCATAAACTCAAGAGTTTCGTATCGTCAAGACGACCTAACCTGACTCATGTAACATCATACACTGTAACATGTGGTTATGTATGGGCTTGCTTGATAAAATCAGAGGATACTGATATTATAGTAGAAGACAATGTAATGGAATATTTCTCATGTACAGTTGATTACAGAGCGCGATTTGATCCTC CTTACTTTGGGAATTGTGTTGTATGGTACATTGTAAGAACAAGGCATGTTGATTTAGTTGGAAATGAAGGGTTTATAATCGCGGCAGAATCAATTGGAGAAACTATTCAT AAAAGGAACAAGGATAAGGAATACGTTTCGAGTGGTGAGTGGTTGGAAGA TGCTGATGGAGGATTTTAATCGCTTTCAGTTGCTGGATCGCCAAAGTTTGATTTATACGCGACTGATTTTGGCTGGGGAAGACCAGAAAAGTGGGAATTCGTTTCTGTTCAAAGTTGTACGTTGATGTCTCTTATTAAGTCCGAGGACTCGAATGGAGAT TTGGAGATTGGTTTGTCTTTGCCTAAAACTCGAATGAATGCTTTTGCTGCTATATTTACCCACGGGTTGATGTAG